CAGTATTCCCTCTCCAAGACCGGTCGCAGAAGCCCCGGCAGATCTGGACGCGAAGGTTCCGGCGCCTATGATGGGAGTATCTCCAACCCTTCCCGGAAAGGCGTGGGCAATTCCCCCGGTCGAAGTCCCGGCGACGATGTGTCCCTTTGAATCGATTGCCACTGCTCCGACAGTAGAGAAGGTTCTCTGTTCAGCCAGAAGTTTGGAGTACTTTCTAACGAATTCTCTATAATCCTCCGGAAGCTTCTCAATTTCTCTATCATCAGTATTTGCATACTGCTCATTCGGGCTTGTCTCTCTGAATCCCATGAGTCTGGCGAATAACTCGGCCCCCTTCCCAGAGAGCATTAGGTGGGGAATTTCCTCCAGAACCTTTCTCGCCACGCTAATGGGATGAGCGAAATTCTTTATTCTGATTACAGCCCCTGCTGCCTCGTTACTATCCATAATTGAGGCATCCATTTCGATTTCTCCTATCATGTTGGCGAAGGAGCCGGAAATGCCCGCATCGAAATGTGGATCGTCCTCAAGTTTCGCGATAACGGACTCAACGGCATCTAAAGCAGAATCGCTTCCTTTCAGCACTTCAAGTCCGATTTCAAAGGCCACGTTCACTCCTTGTGTGCGAAGCTCTATCTCTTTTTGCGGAAGGAATCCTTCATCGCATCCGCCGTGCACGATCAGTGCTCTCTTCAATTGATTACCTCCAGCAAAATCTTCTACTGCCACTCAAGCACAGCTCCTCCCTCGGAGTATCCGATCGACTGCGAATATGGGTTCACCAATTCTTTGGGGTTCGCGAGAGTGCCAAAGAGGTTGGAAACTGCGAGACGGAGCAGTAGCAAAAACAAGAGCTCTAGAAAATTCAGATAACCTTCACTTCGTGTGTCTCAATCTAAGCAAACCGTATAGGCCGTGGCTGGGATGAATGAGCCAGGCTGATCCGAAGACTCCACGATTTGTGATTCCCGAGACCGAAGCTGGC
The sequence above is drawn from the Mesotoga sp. BH458_6_3_2_1 genome and encodes:
- a CDS encoding isoaspartyl peptidase/L-asparaginase family protein — translated: MKRALIVHGGCDEGFLPQKEIELRTQGVNVAFEIGLEVLKGSDSALDAVESVIAKLEDDPHFDAGISGSFANMIGEIEMDASIMDSNEAAGAVIRIKNFAHPISVARKVLEEIPHLMLSGKGAELFARLMGFRETSPNEQYANTDDREIEKLPEDYREFVRKYSKLLAEQRTFSTVGAVAIDSKGHIVAGTSTGGIAHAFPGRVGDTPIIGAGTFASRSAGASATGLGEGILRVGVTRKLVELVEGGQAVQEACDRVVEICSERGFQCGVIALDAEGNAGISHNGFFMPTMYSRFD